The following are from one region of the Pocillopora verrucosa isolate sample1 chromosome 3, ASM3666991v2, whole genome shotgun sequence genome:
- the LOC136279781 gene encoding uncharacterized protein, translating into MSLFDCSLLNDKFVKYAEQKYVPQTIKSYFMSLRHFYSYVLAEKPVIDATTELVTQMIEKVKRWSSSYKRSSQKRKWEKMEEDRVELVTPEKIQQFERSQTGRDAVILLGKLSGAHSIEITQSHYTLLRDFLLVQISIDNANRAGVLSNMTVKEFERGYKEDDRFIMNVMKHKTFHVHGPAQVILTSNLQNWISIFIKQVRSKLPYITAEKEQPLFPSWNGKKLESGQISKAIQSVWKKAGIAGPIHSTLFRKGAVTVCHSSQKEMTSDLADLMAHKEDTAKRYYRLTEKSKTCVKASQQLHTVMRVNSQKDGVEENTCSREELEPGEQEACVQEADSVSKAGSPSRVPWSSVAVDEIRRLFHEEIQGKSLSLKSVKEKIAGSEILKNEDPKRVYDRVRAEWRFPGSDDNTNPSLPTETEEMKDRVDRMFRKDAPSEDVTSNSDIVPPTSISSKAKALFTEDHVRTLHRLFNDMLGNVPISRNEILKRLSADVEGKDILAVLSLTQVINRIKYERRQKREKAN; encoded by the exons ATGTCGCTTTTCGATTGCTCCCTACTGAATGACAAATTCGTAAAGTATGCGGAACAGAAGTACGTCCCTCAAACAATCAAATCGTACTTCATGAGCCTGCGTCATTTCTACAGCTATGTTTTAGCAGAAAAGCCAGTAATTGATGCCACAACCGAGCTGGTTACTCAGATGATAGAAAAGGTAAAGAGATGGTCTTCTTCCTACAAGAGATCTAGCCAGAAAAGAAAGTGGGAAAAGATGGAAGAAGACAGGGTTGAACTTGTTACACCTGAAAAAATCCAGCAGTTTGAAAGAAGTCAGACTGGCAGGGATGCTGTCATTTTGCTGGGAAAATTGAGTGGAGCACACAGTATTGAGATCACCCAAAGTCACTATACTCTTCTGAGGGACTTTCTTCTCGTGCAAATTTCGATCGACAATGCAAACCGGGCAGGAGTGCTGTCAAACATGACTGTGAAAGAATTTGAACGCGGTTACAAAGAAGATGACAGATTCATCATGAATGTTATGAAACATAAAACATTTCATGTCCACGGCCCAGCGCAAGTCATTCTTACTAGCAATCTGCAAAACTGGATCAGTATCTTTATAAAACAAGTGAGATCAAAGCTGCCATATATTACAGCAGAGAAAGAACAACCATTGTTCCCATCTtggaatggaaagaaattgGAATCAGGCCAAATTAGCAAAGCTATTCAGTCCGTTTGGAAAAAGGCTGGAATTGCAGGACCAATCCACAGCACACTCTTCAGAAAAGGTGCAGTAACAGTGTGTCACAGCAGCCAGAAGGAAATGACCAGTGACCTCGCAGACTTGATGGCTCATAAAGAAGATACTGCAAAGAG GTACTACCGCCtaactgaaaaaagtaaaacatgtGTTAAAGCCTCTCAGCAGCTTCACACAGTTATGAGAGTGAACAGCCAGAAAGATGGTGTAGAGGAAAATACATGTAGCAGGGAAGAACTTGAACCAGGTGAGCAAGAGGCATGTGTACAAGAGGCAGACAGTGTTTCCAAAGCTGGTAGTCCATCTAGAGTACCATGGAGCAGTGTGGCTGTTGATGAAATCCGAAGGCTCTTTCATGAAGAAATACAGGGAAAGAGCTTAAGCCTTAAgtctgtcaaagaaaaaattgcaggaAGCGAAATCCTCAAAAATGAAGATCCTAAACGTGTATATGACAGGGTTAGGGCAGAATGGAGGTTTCCTGGCAGTGATGACAACACAAACCCATCTTTGCCAACAGAAACAGAGGAAATGAAGGACAGAGTGGATCGCATGTTTAGAAAAGATGCCCCCAGTGAAGATGTAACCAGTAACAGTGACATTGTACCACCCACATCAATATCCTCCAAGGCAAAGGCACTTTTCACTGAGGATCACGTAAGAACACTGCATCGCTTATTTAACGATATGTTAGGAAATGTACCAATATCTAGAAATGAAATTCTTAAAAGGCTTTCCGCTGATGTTGAGGGGAAAGATATTTTAGCAGTGCTATCTTTAACTCAAGTTATTAATCGTATAAAATATGAGCgaagacaaaaaagagaaaaagcaaattaa
- the LOC136279672 gene encoding uncharacterized protein: MAASNMEIRMETDEYSEEKKRSKEDSDEEYDRLAHKAWKKNEVEKTRARAKKQNARTSDSTSDDLVDSDKEYRKLVTEGLNAECKGDIMESNHKESFDNDTEDKWEEEIYSEEENANTRNKNEDFECVEISDSEESRKLDPDYLCSEESDLDTSTQSITSISSSSLSQECEGLLTELIVY; this comes from the exons ATGGCGGCTTCCAATATGGAAATCAGGATGGAAACTGATGAATATTCAGAAG AAAAGAAACGTAGTAAAGAAGACAGTGACGAAGAGTATGACAGGCTTGCACACAAGGCGTGGAAAAAGAATGAAGTTGAAAAAACAAGAGCTAGAGCCAAGAAACAAAATGCAAGAACCAGTGACAGTACCAGTGATGACCTTGTCGACAGTGACAAAGAATACAGGAAGCTAGTGACCGAAGGTTTGAATGCAGAATGCAAAGGAGACATAATGGAGAGCAACCACAAGGAAAGTTTCGATAATGATACAGAGGACAAGTGGGAAGAAGAGATTTACAGCGAAGAAGAGAATGCAAATACTCGTAACAAGAACGAAGATTTTGAATGTGTTGAGATCTCTGACAGTGAGGAGAGTCGAAAATTAGATCCTGATTACCTCTGTAGCGAAGAGTCGGATCTAGATACCTCGACACAATCAATCACATCAATCTCTTCCTCCTCTCTCTCTCAAGAATGCGAGGGACTATTGACTGAGCTAATTGTCTATTGA
- the LOC136279671 gene encoding uncharacterized protein, giving the protein MAKRLSQKAVALRKSWTHDMSCEEDGDESEYNPDQDEESSSDESSDKSSGHEMVRGDSDEEIVEEESANTNVNKSDQSKKRKRPSKARIKKECPVPYCHKIVVHLPRHLQKVHDWPKHQARAAVLRFNLRKKYSFSTAESAAAGNRKGKTNADEHGQKRCNKDYHKKRCCPMVGCSAVVKRLPAHLQTVHGFSPKSSKYKALLSKALPQPKRPYSVQMIEKRAAAIKRIETEPPMPDIPVVDTVRNDEDEEMDLEDFEQTETSTTCDVILIEDDVDSSKSPDPEVLVMLANWLQSPDGDKKHFISD; this is encoded by the exons ATGGCAAAGAGG TTATCCCAAAAAGCTGTTGCTTTGAGGAAGTCGTGGACACATGACATGTCTTGCGAAGAGGACGGAGATGAATCAGAGTATAATCCAGACCAGGATGAGGAGTCAAGTAGTGATGAAAGTAGTGATAAATCTTCAGGTCATGAAATGGTGCGAGGTGATTCAGATGAAGAAATTGTGGAAGAGGAATCAGCCAATACCAATGTGAACAAATCAGACCAGTCTAAAAAGAGAAAGCGTCCAAGCAAAGCGAGGATTAAAAAAGAATGCCCAGTACCCTACTGTCATAAGATTGTTGTTCATCTGCCAAGGCATTTGCAAAAAGTGCATGATTGGCCAAAACATCAAGCTCGTGCTGCAGTATTGCGGTTTAATTTACGtaagaaatattccttttcaaCTGCAGAGAGTGCAGCTGCTGGCAATAGGAAAGGGAAAACAAATGCTGATGAGCATGGGCAAAAGAGGTGCAACAAGGATTACCACAAAAAGAGATGTTGTCCAATGGTAGGGTGTTCTGCAGTGGTCAAAAGGTTACCTGCACATTTGCAAACTGTTCATGGTTTCAGTCCAAAGTCATCAAAGTACAAGGCCTTGTTAAGTAAAGCTCTTCCACAACCCAAAAGGCCCTATTCAGTTCAGATGATTGAAAAGAGAGCTGCTGCTATCAAGAGAATTGAAACTGAACCACCTATGCCTGATATACCTGTAGTGGATACTGTGagaaatgatgaagatgaagaaatggACTTGGAAGATTTTGAACAAACTGAGACTTCAACCACATGTGATGTGATTTTAATTGAAGATGATGTGGATAGCAGCAAGAGTCCTGACCCTGAAGTGTTAGTCATGCTTGCCAATTGGTTACAATCGCCGGATGGAG ataaaaaacattttatctctGATTGA